In Oncorhynchus nerka isolate Pitt River linkage group LG21, Oner_Uvic_2.0, whole genome shotgun sequence, the following are encoded in one genomic region:
- the LOC115103710 gene encoding LOW QUALITY PROTEIN: cilia- and flagella-associated protein 52 (The sequence of the model RefSeq protein was modified relative to this genomic sequence to represent the inferred CDS: deleted 1 base in 1 codon) yields MAGDAQDIPRLELEAVIGFNGHVFSGLRVHPDREHFIYPLGCTVILKSLKDGKQEFLHGHTNNVSCVTVSKSGRYIASGQVTFMGFKADLIIWDYEKRAIHARLQLHKAKVEGLAFSPNDKYLVSLGGQDDGSIVVWNLESKEAICGSPASAHSAGHCLTIEYTNHSDNIFISAGNGTMRVWEIDLPNRKIRPTECQTGQLKRIVKCIEIPDDDLFFYCGTTSGDILKVNLKTRLLNSCGPRKQKFSKGVNTLKVLKSGDILVGSGDGMFTLCSGPNFKTIKKVQLEGGVTSIAVRGEGHQFFAGTEAAQIYRFGYTDFKEELIATSHNSAVNDVAFPFGSSELFATCSQDDIRVWHAETSKELLRISVPNMTCNALDFMIDGHSIISAWNDGKIRVFAPETGRAMLVIHNAHSMGVTAIAGTRDCKRIVSGGGEGQVRVWEILQGCHRLIETMKEHKATVTSIKIKSNDKECVTASSDGACIIWDLVRFVRNQMVLANTLFRSVCYHPEEYQIITSGTDRKIGYWEVYDGSAIRELEGSLSGAINGMHISQSGQHFVTGGDEKLVKVWDYSEGEVTHVGVGHSGSITSVTISSDNGSMVSTSSDGAVLRWRYPHPSSP; encoded by the exons ATGGCTGGAGATGCGCAAGATATTCCACGGCTTGAGCTGGAGGCTGTAATTGGGTTCAATG gaCACGTATTTTCTGGCCTCAGAGTGCACCCAGACCGAGAACACTTCATCTATCCTCTTGGTTGCACTGTTATTTTGAAGAGCCTGAAAGATGGCAAACAGGAGTTCCTCCATGGACACACCAACAACGtctcctgtgtcactgtgtccaAAAGCGGACGCTACATCGCTTCTGGACAGGTCACCTTCATGGGCTTCAAG GCTGATCTGATCATCTGGGATTATGAGAAGAGAGCGATCCACGCCAGACTACAGCTCCACAAAGCGAAGGTGGAAGGACTTGCCTTCTCCCCCAATGACAAGTACCTTGTGTCCCTGGGTGGACAGGATGATGGAAG CATTGTGGTGTGGAACCTTGAGAGCAAAGAAGCGATCTGTGGGAGCCCGGCCTCTGCCCACAGTGCAGGCCACTGCCTCACCATCGAGTACACCAACCACAGCGACAACATCTTCATCTCCGCCGGCAA TGGTACGATGCGTGTTTGGGAGATAGACCTTCCAAATAGGAAGATCCGGCCTACGGAATGCCAGACAGGACAGCTGAAGAGGATTGTCAAATGCATTGAG ATCCCAGACGACGACCTTTTCTTTTACTGCGGAACCACCAGTGGTGACATCCTGAAGGTCAACCTGAAGACCCGCCTCCTCAACAGCTGTGGGCCACGAAAACAGAAATTCAGCAAG GGTGTCAACACACTGAAGGTGCTGAAGTCTGGGGACATCCTGGTGGGCTCTGGGGATGGCATGTTCACTTTGTGCTCGGGACCTAACTTCAAAACCATCAA GAAGGTTCAGTTGGAGGGGGGAGTGACGTCCATCGCTGTGAGAGGCGAGGGCCACCAGTTCTTTGCAGGAACA GAGGCGGCTCAGATCTACCGTTTTGGCTACACAGACTTCAAGGAGGAGCTGATCGCCACCAGTCACAACAGTGCAGTCAACGACGTGGCCTTCCCTTT TGGCTCGTCGGAGCTGTTTGCCACGTGTTCCCAGGATGACATCAGAGTGTGGCACGCCGAGACCTCCAAGGAGCTGCTGCGGATCTCCGTCCCCAACATGACCTGCAACGCCCTGGACTTCATGATCGACGGACACAGCATCATCAGCG CCTGGAACGATGGGAAGATCCGTGTGTTTGCCCCAGAGACTGGCAGAGCCATGCTGGTCATCCACAATGCCCACAGCATGGGCGTGACTGCCATCGCTGGCACCAGGGACTGCAAGAGGATCgttagtggaggaggagagggacag GTACGTGTGTGGGAGATCCTGCAGGGCTGTCACCGGCTCATTGAGACCATGAAGGAGCACAAAGCCACCGTCACCAGCATCAAGATCAAGAGCAACGACAAGGAGTGTGTCACCGCCAGCTCGGATGGGGCCTGCATCATCTGGGACTTGGT GCGATTTGTGAGGAATCAGATGGTCCTGGCCAACACTCTGTTCAGAAGTGTGTGTTACCACCCTGAGGAGTACCAGATCATCACCAGTGGCACCGACAGAAAG ATTGGTTATTGGGAGGTGTATGATGGCTCAGCCATCAGAGAACTGGAGGGCTCCCTGTCAGGAGCCATCAATGGCATGCACATCTCACAGAGCGGACAGCACTTTGTCACTG GTGGAGACGAGAAGCTGGTGAAGGTGTGGGACTACTCGGAGGGCGAGGTGACCCACGTGGGCGTCGGCCACAGCGGCAGCATCACCAGCGTCACAATCTCCTCCGACAACGGGAGCATGGTGAGCACCAGTTCCGACGGGGCCGTGCTCCGGTGGAGgtacccccatccctcctctccctag